From Bacillus sp. FSL K6-3431, the proteins below share one genomic window:
- a CDS encoding Cof-type HAD-IIB family hydrolase: MIKCIASDMDGTLLNANQQVSEVTIEAIKAAQERGVDFLVATGRAYNEVRFVLDQAGLKCPAICVNGGEIRDENGNVQFSVGLDGPVSESVTKVFKEVNMYFELYTQGGTYTTDREKGIQAIVDIYHTANPSQDVDEIRSSANERFEQRLIEVIDDYNSVFEAADCHVYKFLAFSMDEELLMEVSKRLEAIDGIEVTSSGRNNLEIMHYDAKKGNALKRYTEAQGISLADTMALGDNYNDLSMLKIAGLSVAMGNAEQPIKDASKYVTATNDEDGVAQAIMRALEEK, from the coding sequence TTGATTAAATGTATTGCATCAGATATGGACGGGACATTATTGAATGCGAACCAACAAGTAAGTGAAGTTACGATTGAGGCTATTAAAGCTGCACAGGAAAGAGGAGTCGATTTCCTTGTTGCAACTGGGAGAGCATATAATGAAGTTCGCTTCGTGCTTGATCAAGCGGGATTAAAGTGTCCTGCAATTTGTGTAAACGGCGGAGAAATTCGTGATGAAAATGGAAATGTACAATTTTCAGTTGGATTGGACGGCCCTGTATCAGAATCGGTTACGAAGGTCTTTAAAGAAGTTAATATGTACTTTGAGCTATATACTCAAGGCGGAACATATACAACAGACCGTGAAAAAGGTATCCAAGCAATTGTGGATATTTACCACACAGCAAATCCTTCCCAAGATGTAGATGAGATCAGATCTTCAGCTAATGAGCGCTTTGAACAAAGGCTAATAGAAGTGATTGATGACTATAATTCCGTTTTTGAAGCGGCAGATTGCCATGTATATAAATTTCTTGCTTTTTCCATGGATGAAGAATTGTTGATGGAAGTAAGCAAACGTTTAGAAGCCATTGATGGAATTGAAGTAACTTCTTCAGGCCGTAATAACCTTGAAATCATGCATTACGACGCTAAAAAAGGTAATGCATTAAAGAGATATACGGAAGCACAGGGCATCTCTCTTGCAGATACGATGGCATTAGGTGACAATTACAATGACTTATCGATGTTGAAAATCGCGGGACTTTCCGTTGCGATGGGTAATGCTGAACAACCAATCAAAGATGCAAGTAAATATGTAACAGCAACGAATGATGAAGACGGAGTTGCTCAAGCTATCATGAGAGCACTAGAGGAAAAATAA
- a CDS encoding BCCT family transporter codes for MSKGSKTVYNNSVFWISAIFITIVVLFGAIWPRKFEQGASAAFNFTTYAFGWFYLLAVLFFVLLLLFLAVSKFGRIKLGPDDSTPDYPFFTWIGMLMSCGLGIGLVFWGVAEPMSHFYTSPFQGTEDLSRQAARTAMGYSFFHWGMSQWAIFSVVGLAVGFFQFRKNENGLISTTIKPLIKKRRSAGAIKKIIDTLAVIATVVGVATSLGLGIMQINGGLTTVFGFSNNISTHLGIVVVMLICYLLSSITGLDKGIKWLSNINLALVFIIMLYVFITGPTVFILNTFTQGLGDYVTHFIEYSLRLSPYTGDTWIREWTIFYWAWTISWSPFVGAFIGRVSRGRTIREFIMGVLIIPPLISLLWIAVFGGTALHMDLFKGTNIAGDVNNDVTSALFSTFNELPFSYPLSIMAIILIFTFLITSADSASYILGSMTTNGMPTPPIIVRVIWGVLIAAIAAVLTIASGLEGLQTASLVAALPFTVILVLMCISIVNGLQKEHRLIRKKK; via the coding sequence ATGAGTAAAGGCAGTAAGACCGTTTATAACAATTCCGTTTTTTGGATCTCAGCTATTTTTATTACAATCGTTGTTTTATTTGGTGCAATTTGGCCGCGTAAATTTGAACAGGGTGCTTCCGCAGCATTCAATTTTACTACATACGCATTTGGTTGGTTTTATTTATTGGCAGTATTATTTTTTGTTTTATTATTGTTATTCCTTGCCGTTAGTAAGTTCGGCAGAATTAAGTTAGGGCCGGATGATTCAACACCTGATTATCCATTCTTCACATGGATTGGTATGCTGATGTCCTGTGGACTTGGCATTGGGCTGGTATTTTGGGGAGTCGCTGAGCCAATGAGTCATTTCTATACAAGTCCATTTCAAGGGACAGAGGATCTTTCTCGTCAAGCAGCTCGGACCGCCATGGGCTACTCTTTTTTCCATTGGGGGATGAGCCAGTGGGCCATATTTTCCGTTGTTGGACTTGCAGTTGGCTTTTTTCAATTTCGTAAAAACGAGAATGGATTAATTTCCACTACAATAAAGCCCCTTATTAAAAAGCGACGTAGCGCAGGCGCCATAAAAAAGATAATTGATACGCTAGCGGTTATTGCTACTGTTGTTGGCGTGGCCACTTCTCTTGGACTTGGGATTATGCAAATTAATGGCGGACTTACGACTGTATTTGGATTTAGTAATAATATTTCAACCCATCTTGGTATCGTCGTCGTGATGCTTATTTGTTATCTTTTATCTTCTATTACTGGGTTAGATAAAGGGATAAAGTGGCTTAGTAATATTAACCTCGCTTTAGTGTTTATTATTATGTTATACGTGTTTATTACTGGACCAACTGTCTTTATTCTTAATACATTTACGCAAGGACTTGGTGACTATGTCACGCATTTTATTGAATATAGTTTGCGCCTATCTCCTTATACTGGGGATACATGGATACGTGAGTGGACGATCTTTTATTGGGCTTGGACAATCTCTTGGTCCCCGTTCGTTGGGGCGTTTATCGGAAGGGTTTCACGTGGTAGAACTATTAGAGAATTCATCATGGGTGTATTGATTATTCCACCACTTATTTCATTATTATGGATTGCTGTATTTGGTGGTACAGCGCTTCATATGGATTTGTTTAAGGGAACAAATATCGCGGGTGATGTAAATAATGATGTCACATCTGCACTGTTCTCCACATTTAATGAATTACCGTTTAGTTATCCATTATCTATAATGGCCATTATTTTAATCTTTACTTTCTTAATCACTTCCGCAGATTCTGCTTCTTATATTCTCGGAAGTATGACGACAAATGGTATGCCAACCCCGCCTATTATTGTTCGTGTCATTTGGGGTGTACTGATCGCTGCAATTGCCGCTGTTTTAACAATCGCAAGTGGGTTAGAAGGACTGCAAACCGCCTCCCTTGTCGCAGCTTTACCATTTACGGTCATATTAGTGCTGATGTGTATATCCATCGTAAATGGCCTGCAAAAAGAACATCGCTTGATAAGAAAAAAGAAATAA